The proteins below come from a single uncultured Carboxylicivirga sp. genomic window:
- a CDS encoding response regulator: protein MIHLSIIDVIINRKGLILIVFLFLGYASFANISSNIEFVNLNKEYNISIRETYQVCSDDNGFIWISSKMGILRYSQDDIRIYSLPYETGDVITVYLSYKMGQLYAYSNNGQIFKYNPILDSFEVVVNISQMLNNPYLIVYKMLIDQEQTLWVASSSGLLSYSKADGLKKIISDTTIEYIEWKDETNFFYCEKGVVYTFSLDNGSQKEYCYFPIEINPFVSCIYYNEESADLWIGTLGNGLFRLNMKDSLNVLKSISSIPDQPILAIEIISDSIVMVGFDGKGIWSLDNSDESVIEIFKEDLDNPNSLKGNGVYDIQVAPNNNVWVCTYSGGASYFSIEKPDINKIAHIINEENSLVNNDVNSLIEDSRGNLWFATNNGISKYSPKNNKWQSFYHDNEEEGQVFLSICEDDYGRIWAGSYSSGVYVIEASTGKEVKHYCRQIDGGSFESDFVFDIIKDLKGDIWIGGVRGDLIRYNQSENNFISFKDVTVNVLYDYSQSKLLIGTTYGLIMFDKISGESDVLVDGYIVYDINVNNDNVWLATNGDGIVTYNINTNETALINTEKGLPSNFVNSIWYVNGYYWAGTEQGLCRINEEDLQVQTFNSNLNNVSFNRNAHYQMKNGNLIYGTNKGVILFNPKQIEPIDQNGRLYIQEIDVSGRSIREIEKLSPNIPLDSLKYLRLPYVNNTIGLELLPVGGSSSGVKYSWILEGLDNDWSKPGDNNVLSYSNIPSGSYRLKIRMYDSSVTYIVSERELLLNITPPYWETWWFKLSVISFVSLLITIFVFYYISRLRKKHSEEKIRFFTNTAHDMRTSLTLISAPIEELRNDESLSAKGKNYLNMASVQAKRLTNVVTRLMDFQKVDIGKESLNLSNVDLVKFVESRIMMFAASAKRRNLEIVFESELKEFDTLIDEIIIEKIIDNLLSNAIKYSYDENIIKVRLLFGNSKWNFEVTDKGIGIEKKAQKQLFKEYYRGDNAINSKIVGSGIGLLLVKNYVLLHGGKITCESYPEQGTTFSINIPILKAAETQTQNYISSSNDSQYKINCEDTDIHIEKVLDVNNSGMKVVVVEDNDYLREFLASALMDTYQVFLAEDGNEGWSVINKHSPDMVVSDIMMPGMDGYDLCKKIKSTYETSHIPVILLTALGGKEQQLQGLGLGADDYLIKPFDVNILRQRINTIIQNRELIKDRALKIIKHSDEDETLLRNELNDKFLKKMVKIARENISNSTFSKDDFASAMNVSSSLLYKKVKSLTNQSPTDFIKVIRLEYALELIQSRKYTITEVSEMCGFASVGYFSTVFRKHYGKSPTQVN, encoded by the coding sequence ATGATACACCTGTCTATTATTGACGTGATTATAAATAGAAAAGGACTTATTCTAATAGTTTTCCTTTTTTTAGGGTATGCGTCTTTTGCCAATATTTCATCAAATATTGAGTTTGTTAACTTAAATAAGGAGTATAATATTTCTATTAGGGAAACTTACCAGGTATGCTCTGATGACAATGGCTTTATTTGGATTTCTTCAAAAATGGGAATTTTAAGATATTCTCAAGATGATATTAGGATATATTCTCTACCCTATGAAACTGGGGATGTTATAACTGTATACTTAAGTTACAAAATGGGGCAGTTATATGCATATAGTAACAATGGTCAAATTTTCAAGTACAATCCAATATTGGATAGTTTTGAGGTAGTTGTTAATATCTCTCAAATGCTAAATAATCCATATCTCATTGTTTATAAGATGTTGATTGATCAAGAACAAACATTATGGGTGGCTAGTTCAAGTGGGTTATTGTCTTATTCGAAAGCTGATGGGTTAAAAAAAATAATTTCAGACACGACTATTGAATATATTGAATGGAAGGACGAAACAAATTTTTTTTATTGTGAAAAGGGTGTGGTATATACATTTAGTTTGGATAATGGAAGTCAAAAAGAATATTGTTATTTTCCAATTGAAATAAACCCTTTTGTATCATGTATTTATTATAACGAAGAATCAGCTGATCTATGGATCGGGACATTAGGTAATGGACTATTTCGTTTAAATATGAAAGACTCTTTAAATGTTCTGAAAAGTATTTCTTCAATTCCAGATCAACCAATCCTTGCAATTGAAATAATTTCGGACTCAATTGTGATGGTGGGGTTTGATGGAAAGGGGATTTGGAGTTTGGATAACAGTGATGAATCGGTTATTGAGATATTCAAAGAAGATTTGGATAATCCCAATTCACTAAAAGGCAATGGTGTTTATGATATTCAAGTAGCTCCAAATAATAATGTATGGGTTTGCACATATAGCGGAGGTGCATCATATTTTAGTATTGAAAAGCCAGATATAAATAAAATAGCACACATTATCAATGAAGAAAATTCATTAGTTAATAATGACGTCAATTCATTAATTGAAGATTCTCGAGGAAACTTATGGTTTGCAACAAATAATGGCATAAGCAAGTATAGTCCGAAAAATAATAAGTGGCAATCTTTTTATCATGATAATGAGGAAGAAGGACAAGTGTTTTTGTCAATATGCGAAGATGATTATGGAAGAATCTGGGCAGGATCATATTCTTCAGGAGTTTATGTGATTGAGGCATCAACTGGTAAAGAGGTAAAACATTATTGTAGGCAGATAGATGGTGGTTCGTTTGAGTCCGATTTTGTTTTTGATATTATTAAAGATTTAAAAGGTGACATATGGATTGGAGGTGTACGAGGTGATTTAATTCGTTATAACCAGTCGGAAAACAATTTTATTTCGTTTAAAGATGTTACTGTTAATGTTCTATATGATTATTCTCAATCGAAGCTTTTAATAGGGACAACTTATGGGTTAATAATGTTTGACAAAATATCAGGAGAATCTGATGTTTTGGTTGATGGATATATTGTTTATGATATTAATGTAAACAATGATAATGTTTGGTTAGCTACCAATGGTGATGGTATCGTTACGTATAATATAAATACGAATGAGACTGCACTTATTAATACAGAAAAAGGACTACCTTCAAATTTCGTTAATAGTATTTGGTATGTAAATGGTTATTATTGGGCTGGCACAGAACAAGGATTATGCAGAATTAATGAAGAAGATTTACAAGTACAAACATTCAACTCAAATTTGAATAATGTATCATTTAATAGAAATGCTCATTATCAAATGAAAAATGGCAATTTGATTTATGGTACCAATAAAGGCGTTATATTATTCAATCCGAAACAAATAGAACCTATAGATCAAAATGGGCGCTTATATATTCAGGAAATTGATGTTTCTGGGAGATCAATACGGGAAATTGAGAAATTAAGCCCCAATATCCCTTTAGATAGTTTGAAATATCTTCGTTTGCCATATGTTAATAACACTATTGGTTTAGAACTTTTACCTGTGGGTGGATCTTCATCTGGTGTAAAATATTCATGGATACTTGAAGGATTAGATAACGATTGGAGCAAGCCTGGCGATAATAATGTACTTTCATATTCAAATATTCCAAGTGGGTCTTATCGTCTAAAGATAAGAATGTATGATAGCTCTGTAACATATATTGTTAGTGAGAGAGAATTGCTACTCAATATAACTCCACCTTATTGGGAAACTTGGTGGTTTAAGCTTTCTGTTATTTCTTTTGTAAGTCTTTTAATCACCATTTTTGTATTCTATTACATAAGTCGTTTACGCAAAAAACATTCAGAAGAAAAAATACGTTTTTTCACAAATACTGCACATGATATGCGTACATCTTTAACACTCATTAGTGCGCCTATTGAAGAACTAAGAAACGATGAGTCGCTTAGTGCTAAAGGAAAGAACTATTTAAATATGGCGTCTGTACAAGCTAAGAGGTTGACCAATGTGGTTACACGATTAATGGATTTTCAAAAGGTGGATATAGGCAAAGAAAGTTTGAATTTATCCAATGTGGATCTAGTGAAATTTGTGGAATCACGAATAATGATGTTTGCAGCATCGGCCAAACGTAGAAATTTGGAAATTGTTTTTGAATCAGAATTAAAAGAGTTTGATACATTAATTGATGAAATTATTATTGAAAAAATTATTGATAATTTATTGTCAAATGCCATAAAATATTCATATGATGAAAATATAATAAAGGTGCGCTTGTTATTTGGCAATAGTAAATGGAATTTTGAGGTAACAGATAAAGGTATTGGTATAGAAAAGAAAGCTCAAAAGCAATTATTTAAAGAATATTACAGAGGCGATAATGCAATTAACTCAAAAATTGTTGGATCAGGAATTGGCTTGCTTTTAGTGAAGAATTACGTACTCTTACATGGCGGTAAAATTACTTGTGAAAGTTATCCAGAACAAGGTACAACCTTTTCGATAAATATTCCAATTCTAAAAGCGGCAGAAACACAAACTCAGAATTATATCTCTAGCTCTAATGATTCACAGTATAAAATAAATTGCGAAGATACCGACATTCATATAGAAAAGGTGCTGGATGTAAATAATTCGGGTATGAAGGTAGTTGTTGTAGAGGATAATGATTATTTGAGAGAGTTTTTGGCTTCTGCACTAATGGATACATATCAGGTGTTTTTAGCTGAAGATGGCAATGAAGGGTGGAGTGTGATCAACAAACATTCTCCTGATATGGTGGTATCAGATATTATGATGCCAGGCATGGATGGCTATGATTTGTGTAAAAAAATAAAATCTACCTACGAAACATCGCACATACCGGTTATATTATTAACTGCTTTAGGAGGCAAAGAACAACAACTTCAAGGCTTGGGGTTAGGCGCTGATGATTATCTTATAAAACCTTTTGATGTTAATATATTAAGACAGAGGATAAATACTATTATTCAGAATCGTGAATTAATAAAAGATAGAGCCCTAAAAATAATTAAGCATTCAGATGAAGACGAAACTCTCTTGCGTAATGAGCTTAATGATAAGTTTTTAAAGAAAATGGTTAAAATAGCTCGCGAAAATATTAGTAATTCCACATTTTCGAAGGATGATTTTGCCTCGGCAATGAATGTTAGTTCTTCTCTCTTATATAAGAAGGTGAAATCTCTTACCAATCAGTCACCGACTGATTTTATTAAGGTAATTCGGTTGGAGTATGCTCTCGAATTAATTCAATCAAGAAAATACACAATAACAGAAGTTAGTGAAATGTGCGGCTTTGCTAGTGTTGGTTATTTTAGTACGGTCTTCAGAAAACACTATGGAAAATCTCCAACACAGGTAAATTGA
- a CDS encoding TonB-dependent receptor, which produces MFTASAFAQNTRQISGTVLDSDGLPVIGATVIVEGSSGIGNITNVDGVFFLDIPTGEQTLVISFIGMETQKVKVTNESQISVTLENSTTTLGETIVVGYGQQKKESVVGAITQTSGAVLERAAGITNVGSALTGNLPGVTTMASSGMPGEEDPQIIIRSASSWNNSEPLVLVDGIQRPLNTVDVASVESISVLKDASATAVYGVQGANGVILVTTKRGKEGSAKIAVSVNSTLKSPSKLPNKMDSYDALRARNEAVEYELGISPDSWKYIRPQSFIDNYRNQTTQEQRERYPNVDWQDAIFKDYAMAYNANLNVSGGTKFVKYFASADFTYEGDLFKIYQNGRGYEGGYGFNRLNVRSNLDFQLTKSTVFKMNLAGSTGYKKTPWDQTASNDWAVQQQWAGVYNIAPDVFLPQYEDGSWGMYPDISNVSNSAMIIGISGAMLTTTTRINTDFVLEQKLDFITKGLGFRGTVSWDNNFVEYRRGVEDQYNSPQEKYIDPLTGAVAYEQAFDSNNGFDFAQSVMWQTEGGEVRNDQTLRNLDYQLQIDWNRTFGKHNITAMGLFSRKEQAIGSVIPIYREDWAFRSTYSLASKYFLEYNGAYNGSEKFSKEYRFGFFNSGAAGWMISEESFMKGLSFLDLLKLRVSYGEIGDDYGDRFLFMTQWAYGGGPQGYTPMGLDRSESPYTWYREATIGNPDVRWETVKKLNAGVDFAFLGGLVAGNFEYFQDKRVDILIKGSDRAMPQYFGGKAPTANLGEVHTKGYELELRLNKVLSNGLRLWGDLNMTHAENEVIKRDDPALFEDYRKQQGYSIGQSRTYVDAGFLNSYDQLYGSPNYDATNNERLPGDYYILDFNGDGIIDAKDQVPYGYSNVPQNTYNATFGFEWKGFSAFAQLYGVNNVSRLVPLNSFPSTLNTVYESGSWWSKENQNADISVPRYLSTPNSGYNQGTQFLYDGSYIRLKNVELAYTLKPARLERIGLSSMKIYINGNNLWVKSKMPDDRESNFAGSGGSGAYPTMKRYVLGVRFTL; this is translated from the coding sequence ATGTTTACTGCTTCTGCCTTTGCCCAAAATACAAGGCAAATTAGCGGAACAGTATTAGACAGTGATGGACTGCCTGTTATTGGTGCAACAGTTATTGTAGAAGGTTCTAGTGGCATTGGAAACATTACCAATGTTGATGGTGTATTTTTCTTAGATATACCAACTGGAGAGCAAACTTTGGTTATTTCTTTCATTGGAATGGAAACCCAAAAAGTTAAAGTTACCAATGAGAGTCAAATAAGTGTTACCCTAGAAAATTCTACAACTACACTGGGTGAAACGATTGTGGTAGGTTACGGACAACAGAAGAAAGAAAGTGTGGTTGGTGCCATAACACAAACCTCCGGTGCTGTTTTAGAACGGGCTGCTGGTATAACAAATGTAGGATCAGCCTTAACCGGAAATTTACCTGGTGTTACAACTATGGCTAGTTCTGGTATGCCAGGCGAGGAAGACCCGCAAATCATTATTCGATCTGCCAGTTCATGGAATAACAGTGAGCCACTTGTATTGGTTGATGGAATACAACGTCCTTTGAATACAGTTGATGTTGCATCAGTAGAATCAATTTCTGTTTTAAAAGATGCCTCGGCAACAGCCGTATATGGTGTTCAGGGTGCGAATGGTGTGATCTTAGTTACTACTAAAAGGGGTAAGGAAGGAAGCGCTAAAATTGCTGTTTCAGTCAATTCAACATTAAAGAGTCCATCGAAACTACCAAATAAAATGGATTCGTATGATGCCTTAAGGGCAAGAAATGAGGCTGTTGAATATGAGCTGGGAATCAGTCCTGATTCATGGAAATATATTAGACCTCAGTCTTTTATTGACAATTATCGTAACCAAACAACACAAGAGCAAAGGGAACGATATCCTAATGTGGATTGGCAGGATGCTATCTTTAAGGATTATGCGATGGCATATAATGCCAATCTAAATGTATCCGGAGGTACCAAGTTTGTGAAATATTTTGCATCTGCAGATTTTACATATGAGGGTGACTTATTTAAGATTTACCAAAATGGTCGTGGATATGAGGGCGGTTATGGATTTAATAGACTGAATGTTAGGAGTAATCTTGATTTCCAATTAACTAAATCGACTGTTTTTAAAATGAATTTAGCCGGATCTACAGGATATAAGAAGACACCTTGGGATCAAACGGCTTCTAATGATTGGGCAGTGCAACAACAATGGGCTGGGGTATATAATATAGCACCTGATGTATTCTTGCCTCAGTATGAGGATGGTTCATGGGGGATGTATCCTGATATTTCGAATGTTAGTAACTCAGCAATGATAATTGGTATTTCCGGTGCAATGTTAACAACTACTACTAGAATTAATACTGATTTTGTGCTTGAGCAAAAACTAGACTTTATCACTAAAGGACTTGGGTTCCGAGGAACTGTTTCATGGGATAACAACTTTGTTGAATACAGACGAGGGGTTGAAGATCAATATAATTCACCACAGGAGAAATATATAGATCCATTAACTGGTGCCGTGGCTTACGAACAGGCATTTGATTCTAATAACGGATTTGATTTTGCTCAATCTGTGATGTGGCAAACAGAAGGAGGAGAGGTGCGTAATGATCAAACACTAAGAAACCTCGATTATCAATTACAAATTGATTGGAATAGAACCTTTGGAAAGCATAATATTACTGCAATGGGACTATTCAGCCGTAAGGAACAAGCTATTGGAAGCGTGATCCCTATTTATCGTGAAGATTGGGCTTTTAGATCAACATATAGTCTGGCTTCAAAATATTTTCTTGAGTATAATGGAGCTTATAACGGTTCTGAAAAGTTTAGCAAAGAATATCGATTTGGTTTCTTTAATTCAGGTGCAGCTGGTTGGATGATTTCAGAAGAATCATTTATGAAAGGATTATCTTTTCTGGATCTGCTTAAATTAAGAGTGTCCTATGGAGAGATTGGTGATGATTATGGTGATCGTTTCTTGTTTATGACCCAATGGGCTTATGGAGGTGGTCCACAGGGCTATACCCCTATGGGGCTGGATCGTAGTGAAAGTCCTTATACTTGGTATCGCGAGGCTACTATAGGAAACCCGGATGTAAGATGGGAAACCGTTAAGAAATTAAATGCAGGTGTCGATTTTGCATTTTTGGGAGGATTGGTTGCTGGTAATTTTGAATATTTCCAGGATAAAAGGGTAGATATCCTAATTAAAGGTTCGGATAGAGCTATGCCACAGTATTTCGGGGGTAAGGCTCCAACAGCAAACTTGGGAGAAGTTCATACCAAAGGTTATGAACTTGAATTAAGATTAAATAAGGTCTTAAGTAATGGATTGCGTTTATGGGGTGATTTAAATATGACTCATGCTGAGAATGAAGTTATTAAGCGAGATGATCCAGCATTGTTTGAAGATTATCGAAAACAACAAGGTTATAGTATTGGTCAGTCAAGGACCTATGTAGATGCTGGTTTCCTTAATAGCTACGATCAACTATACGGTAGTCCAAATTATGATGCTACTAATAATGAAAGGCTTCCTGGTGATTATTACATTCTGGATTTTAATGGAGATGGTATAATAGATGCAAAGGATCAAGTACCGTATGGATACTCAAATGTACCACAAAATACCTATAACGCTACATTTGGTTTCGAATGGAAAGGATTTAGTGCTTTCGCACAATTGTATGGAGTAAATAATGTATCACGTTTGGTACCATTAAATAGTTTTCCATCAACCTTAAATACTGTTTATGAATCTGGATCTTGGTGGTCAAAAGAAAATCAGAATGCTGACATTAGTGTACCGCGTTACTTATCTACACCTAATTCAGGATATAACCAAGGTACACAGTTTTTATATGATGGTTCATACATACGACTTAAAAATGTTGAGTTGGCTTATACATTAAAACCAGCTAGGTTAGAACGTATAGGATTATCTAGTATGAAAATTTACATTAATGGTAATAACCTTTGGGTAAAATCAAAAATGCCTGACGATAGAGAATCTAATTTTGCAGGTTCTGGAGGTTCAGGGGCATATCCAACAATGAAGCGTTATGTTTTAGGCGTGAGATTTACACTTTAA
- a CDS encoding glycoside hydrolase family 43 protein: protein MKKNLNIYLVAFFIVAIILSLTNTSCTPPFNSRNVNLDSDSLTAHFDYFRYKGDDDFYKNNPLPGDNYYYNPILPGWYSDPSICTDGENYFMVTSTFSFFPGVPIFHSTDLMNWKQIGHVLDRPEQLPLEGQRTSRGIFAPAISYNPHNKTWYMITTNMQGGNFFVKTQDPFYSWSDPIWLPDVHGIDPSFLFDEDGKAYIVNNDEPDGGSTYEGHRAIRIIEFDVEKDKTVGPSTMLVNGGVNLDEKPIWIEGPHLYNIKGDYYLMCAEGGTSVDHREVIFRGKSPMGPFIAADVNPILTQRHLPRNRELPVTCAGHADLIQDKDGKWWSVFLACRPIENKFENLGRETFLMPVRWSDSGFPYITKGDELIPRIVQMKGVKRDESAFPFGNFEKTDEFDSLKLGTDWLTLRGDASELYSLQTNPGYLSLKSADVASNEVKELAYVCRRLQHHKFECETRLYFEPKSEDEMAGLLLYKDETHQYLMGIKHMSTDSIEIELIKVKEEGSEILAKQAIDKVAGPIDLKITSNGKELSFYFTTDDNWSTLATGIDAYYLSTSQSYGFTGTEVGLYTTSQKDY, encoded by the coding sequence ATGAAAAAAAATCTAAACATATATTTAGTAGCCTTTTTTATAGTTGCTATTATTTTGTCATTAACAAATACTTCATGTACACCACCTTTCAATTCACGAAATGTTAATTTAGATTCAGATAGTTTAACAGCGCATTTCGATTACTTCAGGTATAAGGGTGATGATGATTTCTATAAAAACAATCCCTTACCAGGAGATAATTACTATTATAATCCTATTCTTCCAGGATGGTATTCCGATCCAAGTATTTGTACTGATGGTGAGAATTATTTTATGGTAACTTCAACGTTCTCATTCTTTCCGGGAGTTCCCATTTTTCATAGTACTGACTTAATGAATTGGAAACAGATTGGGCATGTTCTTGATCGACCCGAGCAATTACCTTTAGAAGGTCAGCGTACCAGTAGGGGTATATTTGCTCCCGCAATTAGTTATAACCCGCATAATAAAACATGGTACATGATTACAACCAATATGCAGGGCGGTAACTTTTTTGTAAAAACACAAGATCCGTTTTATTCATGGTCTGATCCTATTTGGTTACCCGATGTTCACGGTATCGATCCTTCTTTTTTGTTTGATGAAGATGGAAAAGCTTACATTGTTAACAATGATGAGCCTGATGGAGGATCTACTTATGAAGGACATAGAGCTATACGTATTATCGAGTTTGATGTTGAAAAAGATAAGACTGTTGGTCCAAGTACAATGTTAGTGAATGGTGGCGTCAATTTAGATGAGAAACCAATTTGGATTGAAGGGCCGCATCTATATAATATAAAAGGTGACTATTATCTGATGTGTGCCGAAGGAGGAACTTCGGTGGATCATCGAGAAGTTATTTTTAGAGGAAAGTCACCTATGGGCCCATTTATAGCTGCTGATGTTAATCCTATTTTAACACAACGTCATTTACCACGCAACAGAGAGTTACCTGTTACTTGTGCCGGACATGCTGATTTAATTCAGGATAAAGATGGAAAATGGTGGTCGGTATTTTTGGCTTGTCGCCCAATTGAAAATAAATTTGAAAATCTTGGGCGCGAAACCTTTTTAATGCCTGTTCGCTGGAGCGATAGCGGTTTTCCATACATAACAAAAGGAGATGAGTTGATACCACGAATTGTACAAATGAAAGGTGTCAAACGTGATGAATCAGCCTTCCCATTCGGTAATTTTGAGAAAACGGATGAATTTGATTCACTTAAGCTGGGGACGGATTGGTTAACCCTTCGTGGTGATGCCTCTGAATTATATTCACTGCAGACAAATCCTGGTTATTTATCATTAAAAAGCGCTGATGTCGCTTCAAACGAGGTAAAAGAGCTAGCCTATGTTTGTCGTCGACTACAACATCATAAATTCGAGTGTGAAACACGTTTGTATTTTGAGCCAAAATCGGAAGATGAGATGGCAGGTTTGCTTCTTTATAAAGATGAAACACATCAATATTTAATGGGGATTAAACATATGTCAACTGATTCTATTGAAATCGAACTCATTAAAGTGAAAGAAGAAGGTTCAGAGATACTTGCCAAACAAGCGATCGATAAAGTAGCAGGTCCAATAGATTTAAAAATAACCTCTAACGGTAAAGAATTAAGTTTCTATTTCACAACTGATGATAACTGGTCGACTTTAGCAACCGGCATCGATGCCTACTATTTATCTACCTCTCAGTCCTATGGTTTTACAGGTACTGAAGTAGGCCTATACACCACATCACAAAAAGATTATTAG